Proteins from a single region of Deltaproteobacteria bacterium:
- the hisI gene encoding phosphoribosyl-AMP cyclohydrolase: MITLNFEKCGGLIPTIVQDFDTGDVLMLAFMNEEAWQETLKTGIATYWSRTRQELWVKGKTSGHVQLVKEIRIDCDDDTVLLKVDQIGGAACHTGYRSCFFKKVEDGSVRITGKKIFDPKEVYK; encoded by the coding sequence ATGATTACACTGAATTTTGAAAAATGCGGCGGTTTGATTCCCACTATTGTCCAGGACTTTGACACCGGCGACGTCCTCATGCTCGCCTTTATGAATGAGGAGGCGTGGCAAGAAACCCTGAAGACCGGAATAGCCACTTATTGGAGCCGGACCCGTCAGGAACTCTGGGTCAAGGGCAAGACTTCCGGGCACGTCCAGTTGGTCAAAGAGATTCGCATAGACTGCGATGATGATACGGTTCTCTTGAAGGTGGATCAAATCGGCGGAGCCGCCTGTCATACGGGATATCGGAGCTGTTTTTTCAAGAAGGTTGAGGACGGATCGGTCCGGATCACCGGCAAAAAGATTTTTGATCCCAAGGAGGTATACAAATAA